A portion of the Bifidobacterium bifidum ATCC 29521 = JCM 1255 = DSM 20456 genome contains these proteins:
- a CDS encoding aggregation-promoting factor C-terminal-like domain-containing protein: MASHRKTNAPTLLSLSKRQWIRIVAIAAAIVMVVAAGIVSRNFYIGRGRGTTVNEYSATDLAGSSVSRSNNRADLRGADANTSYVTVKINGKSRFVLGDNFTDVKSVLDAGNITLEPEDSVTPALTTKVDESTVISISRADTQAETSETAIAFNTVKKETTSLPQGQQKVQTEGQEGVLQTTSMVTRSAGKVISSTVFAKYVKKAPVDKVILVGTGSAEEAAANTLGDTVPSGEKQKWAHDWLLANGYTEADFTAANFIINHESGWQTNATNPSSGAYGLPQALPGNKMASAGADWRTNYQTQFKWFVNYCNQRYGSITGAYAYWKANSNY, translated from the coding sequence ATGGCCAGCCATCGCAAAACCAATGCACCAACGCTGCTGTCGCTGAGCAAACGCCAGTGGATCCGCATCGTAGCGATCGCCGCGGCGATCGTCATGGTGGTTGCGGCCGGCATCGTCTCCCGAAACTTCTACATCGGCCGTGGCCGCGGAACCACGGTCAACGAATACTCGGCCACCGACCTCGCCGGAAGCAGCGTCTCGCGAAGCAACAACCGCGCGGATCTGCGTGGCGCCGACGCCAACACCAGCTATGTGACGGTGAAGATCAACGGCAAGTCCCGCTTCGTGCTGGGCGACAATTTCACCGACGTCAAATCCGTACTGGACGCGGGCAACATCACGTTGGAGCCGGAAGACAGCGTCACGCCGGCCCTGACCACGAAGGTGGACGAGTCCACGGTCATCTCCATCTCGCGTGCCGACACGCAGGCCGAGACCTCGGAGACCGCCATCGCGTTCAACACGGTCAAGAAGGAGACCACCAGCCTGCCGCAGGGTCAGCAGAAGGTGCAGACCGAAGGTCAGGAAGGCGTGCTGCAGACCACCAGCATGGTCACTCGCTCCGCGGGCAAGGTCATCTCGTCCACCGTCTTCGCCAAGTACGTCAAGAAAGCCCCTGTCGACAAGGTGATCTTGGTCGGCACCGGTTCCGCCGAAGAGGCGGCCGCGAACACGCTCGGTGACACCGTCCCCTCCGGCGAGAAGCAGAAGTGGGCGCATGACTGGCTGCTGGCGAACGGTTACACCGAGGCCGACTTCACCGCCGCCAACTTCATCATCAATCATGAGTCCGGCTGGCAGACGAACGCCACGAACCCGAGCTCAGGCGCATACGGCCTGCCGCAGGCGCTCCCCGGCAACAAGATGGCATCCGCGGGTGCGGATTGGCGCACCAACTACCAGACGCAGTTCAAGTGGTTCGTGAACTACTGCAACCAGCGCTACGGCTCCATCACCGGCGCCTACGCCTACTGGAAGGCCAACAGCAACTACTGA
- the nudC gene encoding NAD(+) diphosphatase encodes MFSPLALTQTLPFLPLAQGDIDYQVARRGDPDLFDTLFADPVTKVILVRGGLLAVPRGQGNAVNYASANMRLSTLPGAYAGSALAVHPEVVPIFLGSYGALRNEHVVALDITRMSAPGAASAIPSPSLGADAAFDADGNAPGAVAPDRLDMLEQAVERFDWVDLRGFAAHANAREAGQATTAVTLSIWYAGQRFCPSCGAPVKAAMGGWSQRCTNAGDGNRLLFPRIEPAVITAIVDSQDRLLLQHNSAWRNPLLYSVSAGFVEAGENLEHAARREAKEETGIDLGEVRYLGSQPWPFPASLMMAFKAQALSTDILVDGEETETARWVTRDEYTIELSEGRMEAPGKSTIARYMIEEWYGREL; translated from the coding sequence ATGTTTTCACCATTGGCATTGACCCAGACGTTGCCGTTCCTGCCGCTGGCGCAGGGCGACATCGATTATCAGGTCGCCCGGCGCGGAGATCCGGACCTGTTCGACACGCTGTTCGCCGACCCCGTCACCAAGGTCATCCTGGTGCGGGGCGGCCTGCTGGCCGTGCCGCGCGGTCAGGGCAATGCCGTCAACTATGCCTCCGCGAACATGAGGCTGAGCACGCTGCCGGGCGCGTACGCGGGTTCCGCCCTGGCCGTCCACCCCGAAGTGGTGCCGATATTCCTGGGATCGTATGGCGCGCTGCGCAACGAGCATGTGGTGGCGCTCGACATCACTCGGATGTCGGCTCCCGGCGCGGCCTCGGCGATTCCGTCGCCGTCGCTCGGTGCCGACGCGGCGTTTGATGCCGACGGCAATGCTCCCGGTGCGGTCGCGCCTGACAGGCTGGACATGCTGGAACAGGCCGTGGAACGGTTCGACTGGGTGGATCTGCGCGGGTTCGCCGCGCACGCCAACGCCCGCGAGGCCGGACAGGCCACGACCGCGGTGACCCTGAGCATATGGTACGCCGGGCAGCGGTTCTGCCCCTCCTGCGGGGCTCCGGTCAAGGCGGCGATGGGTGGATGGTCGCAGCGGTGCACGAACGCGGGTGACGGGAACCGTCTTCTGTTCCCCCGCATCGAGCCCGCTGTCATCACTGCGATCGTGGACAGTCAGGACCGGCTGCTCTTGCAGCACAACAGCGCCTGGCGCAATCCGCTGCTGTACTCCGTGTCGGCGGGATTCGTCGAGGCGGGGGAGAACCTTGAGCACGCGGCACGGCGCGAGGCCAAGGAGGAGACCGGCATCGACCTGGGCGAGGTGCGCTACCTCGGCTCCCAGCCGTGGCCGTTCCCCGCGTCCCTGATGATGGCGTTCAAGGCGCAGGCGCTGAGCACCGACATCCTGGTGGACGGCGAGGAGACGGAGACCGCGCGCTGGGTGACCCGTGACGAATACACCATCGAATTGTCGGAGGGCCGTATGGAAGCTCCCGGCAAATCCACAATCGCCCGGTACATGATTGAGGAGTGGTACGGCCGCGAACTGTGA
- the gcvH gene encoding glycine cleavage system protein GcvH, giving the protein MSDENAIDNPLNLDIPDHLQYSEEHVWVDDSVSPAIVGITAYAEQQLGELVFIDLPDEGTRVEAGDEVLELESAKAVEPLVCPVAGTIRYVNHDAADDPSVVNNDPYGEGWLLKIELDDDEPELLDAESYAKIAQ; this is encoded by the coding sequence ATGAGTGACGAGAACGCAATCGACAACCCGTTGAACCTTGACATCCCCGATCACCTGCAGTATTCGGAAGAGCACGTGTGGGTGGACGATTCGGTGTCCCCGGCCATCGTCGGCATCACCGCGTACGCCGAGCAGCAGCTTGGCGAGCTGGTCTTCATCGACCTGCCGGACGAGGGCACGCGCGTGGAGGCCGGCGACGAGGTCCTTGAGCTCGAATCGGCCAAGGCCGTCGAACCGCTGGTCTGCCCGGTCGCCGGTACCATCCGCTATGTCAACCATGACGCCGCGGACGACCCCTCCGTCGTCAACAACGACCCGTACGGCGAAGGATGGCTGCTGAAGATCGAGCTGGACGATGACGAGCCGGAACTGCTCGACGCCGAATCCTACGCGAAGATCGCCCAGTGA
- a CDS encoding NUDIX hydrolase family protein has product MPVLNDEVPDEGDFDAGRRRGEFDDITPEDFIRGSGHGNPPGWLGPADISRARRQLPIAYVEIVPIRTDDLGRVSRIGSLLHVSDDGSIERTLITGRVLFHESIREAIARNVAKDLGDIALPMLPQSLQPFTVAEFFPTPGLSEYYDPRQHAITLCYVVPIAGDCKPQDETLDVEWVDPRGEMMETFIRQMTNGHGRIVRQALAWLDL; this is encoded by the coding sequence ATGCCAGTTTTGAATGACGAAGTACCTGACGAGGGCGATTTCGACGCCGGCCGCCGGCGCGGCGAATTCGATGACATCACGCCCGAGGATTTCATCCGCGGGTCCGGTCACGGCAATCCGCCCGGCTGGCTCGGTCCGGCCGACATCAGTCGTGCCCGTCGGCAGCTGCCGATCGCCTATGTGGAGATCGTCCCGATTCGCACTGACGACCTGGGCAGGGTCTCCCGGATCGGCTCCTTGCTGCACGTTTCGGACGACGGGTCCATAGAGCGCACGCTGATCACCGGCCGCGTGCTGTTCCATGAGAGCATCCGCGAGGCCATCGCGCGCAACGTCGCCAAGGATCTGGGCGACATAGCGCTGCCGATGCTGCCGCAGAGCCTGCAGCCGTTCACCGTAGCCGAGTTCTTCCCGACGCCGGGACTAAGCGAGTATTACGATCCGCGGCAGCATGCGATAACGCTGTGCTATGTGGTGCCGATCGCCGGTGACTGCAAGCCGCAGGACGAGACACTGGACGTCGAGTGGGTCGATCCGCGCGGTGAGATGATGGAGACGTTCATCCGGCAGATGACGAACGGACATGGCCGTATAGTCCGTCAGGCGTTGGCCTGGCTGGATTTGTGA
- a CDS encoding LCP family protein, with amino-acid sequence MAEEEAEAGESADGDTAGESTDNDADMLANVADPAPAAGPILGQEGHEGGEAHRSGGSGHSGGSSRSHSRGSRSGSRKKKRRRLAVLLVVLALVLVLVVFPVIAIWWYAHMVDENIAMRNAEAEAALSGPEPNSDGAFYALLMGSDRRSNKENGRSDSIMLVRVDPKRAQADVISIPRDMMVNIGGGVSKINAAYSYDGAAGAIRAVSKFAGVPITHYMEVDFSQMVALVDELGGITVNVPESFSGGNGGGSLKAGTQTLNGEQTLVFTRERYRVQGGDFSRAQAQRIVLTAIINKILDQPVTKWPDLVRQFSKDLSTDMSVTDFLSIGQKFYGKSVTLNTAGCPSYAFEQDGVSYVGVEYEEWQDMMRRTDAGLGPKSTIDIPEPQASNKKLGAASNAESPKDYKELVNKSLNSNSVIGNE; translated from the coding sequence ATGGCCGAGGAAGAGGCGGAAGCCGGGGAATCGGCCGACGGCGACACTGCCGGGGAGTCCACGGACAATGACGCGGATATGCTCGCGAACGTGGCGGATCCGGCCCCCGCGGCCGGTCCGATTCTGGGTCAGGAAGGCCACGAGGGCGGCGAAGCGCATCGCAGCGGCGGCAGTGGCCACAGCGGTGGATCCTCCCGTTCCCATTCGCGCGGTTCGCGCAGCGGCAGCCGAAAGAAGAAGCGCCGTCGCCTGGCAGTGCTTCTGGTCGTCCTCGCCCTGGTGCTGGTCCTGGTCGTCTTCCCCGTGATCGCAATCTGGTGGTACGCGCACATGGTCGACGAGAACATCGCGATGCGCAACGCGGAGGCCGAAGCGGCACTGTCCGGGCCCGAGCCGAACTCGGACGGCGCGTTCTACGCGCTGCTCATGGGCTCCGACAGGCGCAGCAACAAGGAGAACGGCCGCAGCGACAGCATCATGCTGGTCCGCGTCGACCCGAAACGTGCGCAGGCCGATGTCATCTCTATTCCGCGAGACATGATGGTCAACATCGGCGGTGGTGTCAGCAAGATCAACGCCGCATACTCATATGACGGCGCGGCTGGCGCCATCCGCGCGGTATCTAAGTTTGCGGGAGTGCCGATCACGCACTACATGGAGGTCGATTTCAGTCAGATGGTGGCACTGGTGGACGAGTTGGGCGGCATCACGGTGAACGTGCCGGAATCGTTCTCCGGCGGCAACGGCGGCGGGTCCCTGAAGGCCGGTACGCAGACGCTGAACGGCGAGCAGACACTCGTCTTCACGCGTGAACGCTACAGGGTCCAGGGCGGCGATTTCTCGAGAGCCCAGGCGCAGCGCATCGTGCTGACGGCCATCATCAACAAAATCCTGGATCAGCCGGTCACCAAGTGGCCTGATTTGGTACGTCAGTTCTCGAAGGACCTGTCGACCGATATGTCCGTAACGGACTTCCTGTCCATCGGGCAGAAGTTCTATGGCAAGAGCGTGACGCTGAACACCGCCGGCTGCCCCTCGTACGCATTCGAGCAGGACGGCGTGAGCTACGTCGGCGTGGAATACGAGGAGTGGCAGGACATGATGCGCCGCACGGACGCCGGCCTCGGCCCGAAGAGCACCATCGACATTCCCGAGCCGCAGGCATCCAACAAGAAACTGGGTGCCGCGTCCAACGCCGAGTCGCCGAAGGACTACAAGGAGCTGGTGAACAAGTCGCTGAACTCAAACAGTGTCATCGGCAACGAGTGA
- a CDS encoding S9 family peptidase, whose product MTDETNGGVAACRPPIARREPVKRVFHGDAVIDPYEWMRDKQSPEVRDYVAAQNAYCDARMAGLAGLRGTLFDELKAHVQETDMSVPVRMDGYWYFARTREGSQYAVQCRVPVRGEDDWTPPEVGGAGDEGGSAVGAGSLPGEQVVFDANREAEGHDFFALGGLSVSKDGRWMLYGVDTRGDERYDFRIRDLDTGDELPERLEGIGAACFTPDARWVFYVTLDDAWRPCEVRRHRVGSPVEQDEVVFHEDDERFWVGVGMSFDEHSIVICSASKTSSEVWMLSTATPEGEFSVFIARKDDVEYDVSFACFEGAGADGADIPVAVVYHNAQDPNFEIDVIDMRTHQPPYTLGEGVRVAVGSPYGCARGDDMEAGAGAKPAGTAYSNPANPRILQGAHGLAIEGIAIHRHFVTLAYRTDGLPHVAAMTKTQAAEDFLAGRPWSFRELMPPALDGDWDVPGRADDGAAEAAGGTLPGATHRLYSIGTGGNPSYDAPRMRYTFSSYTRPGELHEYDPATGHDELLKRARVLGDFDPREYMERRVWVTARDGERIPVSLVWRRGHEPAADSAMFITGYGAYEISSDPGFSVARLSLLDRGVLYAVPHVRGGGEMGRAWYEQGRRLNKRHTFEDFIDVTAALQDAGLADAHRTVAYGGSAGGLLMGAIANMAPQLYAGIEADVPFVDALTSILDPSLPLTVTEWDEWGDPLHDADVYRYMKSYSPYENAPEGADGEAGAGAASTRSLQRQSLRPFPRIFATTSMNDTRVLYVEPLKWVSRLQAAGIDAIIKIEVEAGHGGTSGRYKQWREVSYENAWCLSVMGLTR is encoded by the coding sequence ATGACAGACGAAACGAACGGCGGCGTCGCCGCTTGCCGACCTCCCATCGCCCGGCGTGAACCGGTGAAGCGCGTGTTCCACGGGGACGCCGTGATTGACCCGTATGAATGGATGCGAGACAAGCAGTCACCCGAGGTGCGCGACTATGTGGCCGCGCAGAACGCGTACTGCGACGCCCGCATGGCGGGTCTGGCGGGGCTGCGCGGCACGCTGTTCGACGAGTTGAAGGCGCATGTGCAGGAGACCGACATGTCGGTGCCGGTGCGCATGGACGGATACTGGTATTTCGCGCGTACCCGCGAAGGCAGCCAGTACGCCGTGCAGTGCCGGGTGCCGGTGCGCGGCGAGGACGATTGGACGCCTCCGGAAGTCGGGGGAGCCGGCGATGAGGGCGGGAGCGCCGTCGGAGCCGGTTCGCTGCCGGGCGAGCAGGTGGTGTTTGATGCGAACCGCGAGGCCGAGGGGCATGATTTCTTCGCGCTGGGCGGCCTGTCCGTCAGCAAGGACGGCCGATGGATGCTGTACGGCGTCGATACGCGAGGTGACGAGCGGTACGACTTCCGCATTCGTGATCTTGACACGGGCGATGAGCTGCCAGAGCGCCTTGAGGGCATCGGCGCGGCATGCTTCACGCCGGACGCGCGGTGGGTGTTCTACGTGACGCTTGATGATGCCTGGCGGCCGTGCGAGGTGCGCCGGCACCGCGTCGGCTCGCCGGTCGAGCAGGACGAAGTCGTCTTCCACGAGGACGACGAGCGGTTCTGGGTCGGGGTCGGCATGAGTTTCGACGAGCACAGCATCGTGATCTGCTCCGCGTCCAAAACTTCGTCCGAAGTGTGGATGCTGTCGACCGCGACGCCGGAAGGCGAGTTCTCGGTGTTCATCGCGCGCAAGGACGACGTGGAATATGACGTGAGCTTCGCATGCTTCGAAGGTGCCGGGGCTGACGGGGCCGATATTCCGGTTGCCGTGGTGTACCACAATGCTCAGGATCCGAACTTCGAGATCGACGTGATCGACATGCGAACCCATCAGCCGCCGTATACGCTGGGAGAAGGCGTGCGCGTGGCGGTCGGCTCGCCATACGGGTGCGCGCGCGGCGACGACATGGAGGCGGGCGCGGGCGCGAAGCCGGCCGGGACGGCCTACTCGAATCCCGCCAACCCCCGGATATTGCAGGGGGCGCACGGGCTGGCCATCGAGGGCATCGCCATCCACCGGCATTTCGTGACGCTCGCATACCGCACGGACGGGTTGCCGCACGTGGCGGCGATGACCAAGACGCAGGCGGCCGAAGACTTCCTCGCCGGGCGTCCATGGTCGTTCCGCGAGCTGATGCCGCCGGCGCTGGACGGCGACTGGGACGTGCCCGGGCGGGCCGATGACGGTGCAGCCGAGGCCGCGGGCGGAACGCTGCCGGGAGCCACCCATCGTCTGTACTCCATCGGAACGGGCGGAAACCCCTCGTATGATGCGCCGCGCATGCGGTACACGTTCTCCAGCTACACGCGGCCGGGCGAACTGCATGAGTATGATCCGGCGACCGGGCATGACGAGCTGCTCAAGCGGGCGCGGGTGCTGGGCGACTTCGATCCGCGCGAGTACATGGAGCGTCGGGTGTGGGTCACCGCTCGTGACGGCGAGCGCATACCCGTGTCACTGGTGTGGCGGCGCGGCCATGAGCCGGCCGCTGACAGCGCGATGTTCATCACCGGGTACGGTGCTTATGAGATCAGTTCGGACCCCGGCTTCTCAGTCGCTCGCCTGAGCCTGCTCGACCGCGGCGTGCTGTACGCCGTGCCGCATGTGCGCGGCGGCGGCGAGATGGGACGCGCCTGGTATGAGCAGGGGCGGCGCCTGAACAAGCGGCACACGTTCGAGGACTTCATCGACGTGACCGCCGCGCTGCAGGACGCGGGGTTGGCCGATGCGCATCGGACGGTGGCGTACGGCGGTTCCGCCGGCGGTCTGCTGATGGGTGCGATTGCGAACATGGCGCCGCAACTGTATGCGGGCATCGAGGCGGATGTGCCGTTCGTGGATGCGCTGACGTCGATCCTCGATCCGTCGCTGCCGCTGACCGTCACCGAGTGGGACGAGTGGGGCGATCCGCTGCACGACGCGGACGTCTACCGGTACATGAAATCGTATTCGCCATACGAAAACGCGCCGGAGGGCGCGGACGGCGAGGCCGGTGCGGGCGCGGCGTCCACGCGGTCTTTGCAGAGGCAATCGCTGCGGCCATTCCCGCGTATCTTCGCCACCACGTCGATGAACGATACGCGCGTGCTGTACGTCGAGCCGCTCAAGTGGGTGTCCCGACTGCAAGCCGCCGGCATCGATGCGATCATCAAGATCGAAGTCGAGGCCGGTCATGGCGGGACCTCGGGCCGCTACAAGCAGTGGCGCGAAGTCAGCTACGAAAACGCCTGGTGCCTCTCCGTCATGGGCCTGACCCGCTAG
- a CDS encoding L,D-transpeptidase: MANEYTGDDNQEDERTQAVFPLDDQMDIPPLNMPVLHDGSTFDAEPSGLAGLVQETQAKRQADAASAQTQESQETQAFDPLAELDDEAAPEPQPATPATSSFAPQRPAADDVATVAFAAVAMNPADDAALGKGVSAAKTKNPKRGMIIAFSIIGALLVLLVAAFFGTNWYFQDRVAPGVRFGNVSVMGKTESELTGIVNRAVSDSAITVTDSEGNNVKAGLDKLGVTVNVKQTVRNLLDAKSGNMFTRINPFAKQDVRLSATTDNYKLSTYLTEQLVKEQDRAVASNISYDANSKKFIVTEGNEGKEADPSDVIAAVKKAVSQPGEAQKLSVMYSDVAMPITVETATSAANDANKRLTSSLVIGNSKGKTFTLPADEIAKWIQVKPDIQKGTITLAYDQDAIKTYLSQNLAKKLDQDMVVEKNITNTDGTVLTVTQKGVDGVAVQSTDETAAQVLDALNAGRGAELTATVKVTGHKTESRKVDYTSPNGDPHMVINLSEQKVYAYKGSTLVKTFIVSTGKPSTPTDNGTFFVHTKYQSQTMRGEGYVTPNVPWVTYYNQGEGFHGAPWNTAGIASGTPKSHGCTNMRVEDAKWVYDFLPIGAMVQIVGTTPTSAVR, encoded by the coding sequence ATGGCTAACGAATACACGGGAGACGATAATCAGGAAGACGAGCGCACGCAGGCAGTCTTCCCGCTGGATGATCAGATGGACATCCCGCCTCTGAACATGCCCGTCCTTCATGACGGGTCGACGTTTGACGCTGAGCCTTCCGGTCTGGCGGGTCTGGTCCAGGAGACTCAGGCGAAGCGGCAGGCGGATGCGGCCTCCGCACAGACGCAGGAGTCGCAGGAGACTCAGGCTTTCGACCCGTTGGCCGAGCTGGACGATGAGGCCGCTCCTGAGCCGCAGCCCGCCACACCTGCGACTTCATCCTTTGCCCCGCAGCGTCCCGCCGCGGACGACGTCGCGACCGTCGCCTTCGCCGCGGTCGCCATGAACCCGGCCGATGACGCCGCGCTGGGCAAGGGCGTGTCCGCGGCCAAGACGAAGAACCCGAAGCGCGGCATGATCATCGCGTTCAGCATCATCGGCGCACTGCTGGTGCTGCTGGTGGCCGCATTCTTCGGCACGAACTGGTATTTCCAGGACCGCGTCGCCCCGGGCGTCCGATTCGGCAACGTCAGCGTCATGGGCAAGACCGAAAGCGAGCTCACCGGCATCGTCAACCGGGCCGTGTCCGATTCGGCCATCACCGTCACCGATTCCGAGGGCAACAACGTCAAGGCGGGCCTCGACAAACTCGGCGTGACCGTCAACGTCAAGCAGACCGTGCGCAATCTGCTGGACGCGAAATCCGGCAACATGTTCACCCGCATCAACCCGTTCGCCAAGCAGGACGTCCGGCTGTCCGCCACGACCGACAACTACAAGCTGAGCACCTACCTGACCGAGCAGCTCGTCAAGGAGCAGGATCGCGCGGTCGCCTCGAACATCAGCTACGACGCCAACTCCAAGAAGTTCATCGTCACGGAAGGCAACGAGGGCAAGGAAGCCGACCCGTCGGACGTGATCGCGGCCGTCAAGAAGGCGGTCTCCCAGCCCGGCGAAGCACAAAAACTGAGCGTCATGTACTCCGACGTCGCCATGCCCATCACCGTCGAAACCGCCACGAGCGCGGCGAACGACGCCAACAAGCGACTGACGTCGTCGCTGGTCATCGGCAACTCCAAGGGCAAGACGTTCACGCTTCCCGCCGATGAGATAGCCAAGTGGATCCAGGTCAAGCCCGACATCCAGAAGGGCACCATCACGCTGGCATACGATCAGGACGCCATCAAGACATACCTGTCGCAGAACCTCGCCAAGAAACTCGACCAGGACATGGTCGTCGAGAAGAACATCACCAACACCGACGGTACCGTGCTGACCGTGACGCAGAAGGGCGTCGACGGCGTGGCCGTCCAAAGCACCGACGAGACCGCCGCGCAGGTGCTCGACGCGCTGAACGCCGGCAGGGGCGCGGAGCTCACAGCCACGGTGAAGGTGACCGGCCACAAGACCGAAAGCCGCAAGGTGGACTACACGTCGCCCAACGGCGACCCTCACATGGTCATCAATCTCAGCGAGCAGAAAGTGTACGCCTACAAGGGCTCGACCCTGGTGAAGACTTTCATCGTCTCCACCGGCAAGCCATCCACGCCGACCGACAACGGCACGTTCTTCGTGCACACCAAGTACCAGTCGCAGACCATGCGTGGCGAAGGCTACGTCACGCCGAACGTGCCATGGGTCACATACTACAACCAGGGCGAAGGCTTCCACGGCGCACCGTGGAACACCGCGGGCATCGCCAGCGGCACTCCGAAGTCGCACGGATGCACCAACATGCGCGTCGAGGACGCCAAGTGGGTGTATGACTTCCTGCCGATCGGTGCCATGGTGCAGATCGTGGGGACCACGCCGACCTCCGCCGTGCGCTGA
- a CDS encoding alpha/beta fold hydrolase, whose protein sequence is MMTLSNTVYATGEGTPLVLVHAFPVDHRMWDDCAEQIARQARETGDPSVTVWAPDMPGAGTGPIPEPADSGRVAADGALTDALDLMADAYVDLVRAAGYDKAVWAGLSMGGYVVLDIQRRHPDMVAGLALCDTKAGADGPEARANRLACASECEATQTVKPVMHFADATPSDSSFKQSDEGRALFARWIGEQTPQGVGWRQRMAAGRPDLSDQLPLVTAPAAVLCGDKDPFSPRPAMRALADAMTGTSPSFTVIEDCGHFSAVEHPDQVASALLDLVRRVHLRD, encoded by the coding sequence ATGATGACGCTGAGCAATACGGTATACGCGACGGGGGAAGGGACACCGCTGGTGCTGGTGCACGCATTCCCCGTTGACCACCGCATGTGGGACGACTGCGCGGAGCAGATTGCCCGGCAGGCGCGGGAGACGGGCGACCCGTCGGTGACGGTGTGGGCGCCGGACATGCCGGGCGCCGGGACCGGTCCGATTCCCGAGCCGGCCGACAGCGGGCGGGTGGCGGCCGACGGGGCGCTCACGGACGCGCTCGACCTGATGGCCGACGCCTATGTCGATCTGGTGCGTGCCGCCGGCTACGACAAGGCCGTATGGGCCGGACTGTCGATGGGCGGATACGTGGTGCTGGACATCCAGCGCCGCCATCCGGACATGGTCGCGGGACTCGCGCTGTGCGACACGAAAGCGGGCGCCGATGGCCCCGAGGCCCGCGCGAACCGGCTGGCGTGCGCGAGCGAATGCGAGGCGACGCAAACCGTGAAGCCGGTCATGCATTTCGCCGATGCGACGCCGTCCGATTCAAGCTTCAAGCAGTCCGATGAGGGCAGGGCGCTGTTCGCCCGCTGGATTGGCGAGCAGACGCCGCAGGGCGTGGGTTGGCGTCAGCGCATGGCCGCCGGCAGGCCTGACCTCAGCGATCAGCTGCCGCTCGTCACCGCTCCCGCGGCGGTGCTGTGCGGCGACAAGGACCCGTTCAGCCCCAGGCCGGCGATGCGGGCGCTCGCCGATGCGATGACCGGCACGTCGCCGAGTTTCACGGTCATCGAGGATTGCGGGCATTTCAGCGCGGTCGAGCATCCCGATCAGGTGGCGAGCGCGTTGCTCGATCTGGTGCGACGCGTGCATCTGCGCGACTGA
- the trxA gene encoding thioredoxin, whose protein sequence is MATVQLNAQDFEKTITDNNLVFVDFWATWCGPCRAFGPTFEAASEENPDIVFGKVDIDANQDLASAAGIQAVPTLMIAKQGQIIFKQAGALRAEDLDDLIAQAKALDVSAAAQDSAASAE, encoded by the coding sequence ATGGCAACCGTTCAGCTCAATGCGCAGGACTTCGAGAAGACCATCACCGACAACAACCTGGTGTTCGTGGATTTCTGGGCCACATGGTGCGGCCCGTGCCGCGCGTTCGGCCCCACGTTCGAGGCCGCGAGTGAGGAGAACCCCGACATCGTCTTCGGCAAGGTCGACATCGACGCGAACCAGGATCTGGCCAGCGCGGCCGGCATCCAGGCAGTGCCCACGCTGATGATCGCGAAGCAGGGCCAGATCATCTTCAAGCAGGCCGGCGCGCTGCGCGCCGAAGACCTTGACGACCTGATCGCGCAGGCGAAGGCGCTGGACGTTTCCGCCGCCGCGCAGGATTCGGCCGCTTCCGCCGAATAA